A window of the Lactobacillus gasseri ATCC 33323 = JCM 1131 genome harbors these coding sequences:
- the xerA gene encoding site-specific tyrosine recombinase/integron integrase, whose product MDEKFVEIINEMAEVLNAAQLKRLQEVMLKHLVEREPRKRKISNKEYLAKFLEAKKMEGCSDRTIKYYKVTVEQLLAKVIRPIRRITTEEMREYLVEYQKINNCGKTTIDNIRRNISSFFSWLEEEDYILKSPMRRIHKIRAEKLVKNVITDEDIEKLRDGCSCLRDVAMIDLLYSTGIRVGELVRLNRNDINFSERECVVFGKGDKERRVYFDAKSKVHLINYLRSREDDNPALFVSLDKPNDRLKISGVEIRLRQLGRKLHLDRIHPHKFRRSMATRAIDKGMPIEQVQKILGHSQIDTTMQYAIVNQNNVKAAHRKYIS is encoded by the coding sequence ATGGATGAGAAGTTTGTTGAAATAATAAATGAAATGGCTGAAGTGCTTAATGCAGCACAATTAAAGCGACTTCAGGAAGTAATGCTAAAACATTTGGTCGAAAGAGAACCACGAAAAAGAAAAATTAGTAATAAGGAATACTTGGCTAAATTTCTTGAAGCTAAAAAGATGGAAGGTTGTTCTGACAGAACAATTAAATATTACAAAGTTACCGTTGAACAGTTGTTGGCTAAGGTAATCCGACCAATACGTAGAATTACTACGGAAGAAATGCGTGAATATTTAGTTGAGTATCAAAAAATCAATAATTGCGGAAAGACAACTATTGATAACATTCGCCGTAATATTTCTAGTTTTTTCTCATGGCTTGAGGAAGAAGATTATATATTGAAAAGTCCTATGCGACGTATTCATAAAATACGAGCAGAAAAATTGGTAAAAAATGTAATTACTGATGAAGATATTGAAAAGCTGCGTGATGGCTGTTCCTGTTTAAGAGATGTTGCAATGATTGATTTATTGTATTCAACGGGTATTAGAGTAGGTGAACTTGTTCGACTTAATAGAAATGATATTAATTTTTCTGAACGTGAATGTGTGGTATTTGGAAAAGGAGATAAAGAAAGACGAGTATATTTTGATGCCAAGTCAAAAGTACATCTTATTAACTATCTAAGAAGTAGAGAGGACGATAATCCAGCTCTTTTTGTTTCTTTAGACAAGCCAAATGACAGATTGAAAATTAGTGGGGTAGAGATTAGGTTACGACAACTTGGAAGAAAACTACATTTAGATAGAATTCATCCTCATAAATTTAGACGGAGTATGGCTACTAGAGCTATTGATAAAGGCATGCCAATTGAGCAAGTACAAAAAATTTTAGGACATTCTCAGATAGACACGACAATGCAATATGCAATTGTTAATCAAAATAATGTAAAAGCAGCTCATAGAAAATACATATCCTAG
- a CDS encoding restriction endonuclease subunit S gives MLIQKFTTLFKDVTRQGTKIPKEEYLTHGKNIIIDQGQDIIAGYTNCEDGIFKKIPAIVFGDHTRIIKYVDTPFFLGADGVKVLKCTDKNANYRYLYYALKNAHIPNTGYNRHFKWLKEITINYPDKNRQNDIVNILDKLEYIIKMKSQELDKFDELIKARFVEMFGDPQDSKSKWKKSTIEKCCTLKSGKTLPRNIENEGGNIPYVKVKDMNSLENTTYITTSTRFVSDKTANKSIFPVGTVIFPKRGGAIGTNKKRLTKVPICADLNIMGVIPDNTRISSYYLFEYFNMVDLNTLNNGSSVPQINNKDINPLNINIPPLSLQNEFANFVHQVDKSKFENIVYLNKTLSSKILSQLGDAIRD, from the coding sequence GTGTTGATTCAGAAGTTTACAACTTTATTTAAAGATGTAACTAGGCAGGGTACTAAAATTCCTAAAGAAGAATATTTAACTCATGGAAAAAATATAATAATAGATCAAGGACAAGATATTATTGCGGGTTATACAAATTGCGAAGATGGTATATTTAAAAAAATTCCAGCTATCGTTTTTGGTGACCATACAAGGATAATTAAATATGTTGATACTCCATTTTTCTTAGGAGCAGATGGAGTAAAAGTGTTGAAATGTACTGATAAAAATGCCAATTATAGGTATTTATACTATGCTTTAAAGAATGCACACATTCCAAATACAGGCTATAATCGACATTTTAAATGGCTTAAAGAAATAACTATAAATTATCCAGATAAAAATAGACAAAACGATATTGTTAATATTCTTGATAAATTAGAGTACATTATTAAAATGAAATCTCAAGAATTAGATAAGTTCGATGAACTAATCAAAGCCCGATTTGTCGAGATGTTTGGAGACCCGCAAGATAGTAAATCCAAGTGGAAAAAAAGTACTATTGAAAAATGCTGTACTCTAAAAAGTGGAAAGACATTACCTCGTAATATTGAAAATGAAGGCGGAAATATTCCTTATGTTAAAGTTAAGGATATGAATAGTTTAGAAAATACGACTTATATAACTACTTCAACTCGATTTGTATCAGATAAGACAGCAAATAAAAGTATTTTTCCAGTTGGAACAGTTATTTTTCCGAAGAGAGGTGGAGCAATTGGGACAAATAAAAAAAGATTAACAAAAGTTCCAATTTGCGCTGATTTAAATATTATGGGAGTTATACCAGATAATACTAGAATAAGCTCTTATTATTTATTTGAATATTTTAATATGGTTGATTTAAATACTCTAAATAATGGTTCGTCTGTTCCTCAGATTAATAACAAAGATATTAATCCCTTAAATATTAATATTCCACCTCTCTCACTCCAAAACGAATTCGCAAACTTCGTCCATCAAGTCGACAAATCAAAATTTGAAAATATAGTATACTTGAATAAAACGCTCTCAAGCAAAATTCTCAGTCAATTAGGAGATGCTATCCGTGACTAA
- a CDS encoding DEAD/DEAH box helicase family protein — protein sequence MLSVTNFDYLLEEPQFKDFVEIAIAAEKVAVIDPATSVIDCRRAMELAVKWMYSVDKDLRTPYQDKLVTLINTLDFKDIVDPNTWQGLDLIRRLGNVAVHTNRKVSLDEAVLCLKALFSFFDMLDYCYGSNYQKKDFDKSLVGKYRLEFIPKVVSAEKATFSLDKLTKKNKSLQESMTAQRKAQEDSYNPKPFGISEFKTRKIYIDAMLAEAGWVEGQNWLNEVELKGMPNKAGIGYADYVLYDDAHQPLALIEAKKTCKDVAVGRQQAKLYADLLEKKYGRRPVVFLSNGFETRIIDNQYPERQVSSIYSKRDLEKLFNLQKVRQPLTNIIVDDNIAGRYYQKAAIQAVCESFSKENRRKALLVMATGSGKTRTAVGLVKVLLNAGWIKHVLFLADRDALVTQAKRSFVNLLPDLSSTNLVEDKSNYNARCVFSTYATMMNVIDTATDDDKKKLYTAGHFDLIIVDEAHRSIYNKYRNIFTYFDAPLVGLTATPKDDIDKNTYSIFNLEDGVPTYGYDLAQAVDDGYLVPYKSIETHLKFMENGINYDDLSTQEKEEYEETFTDEDGDLPKKIDSGKLNKWLFNKDTIRKVLNILMNQGLKIDYGEKIGKTIIFAKNHRHAEEILKVFNEEYPQFSRNTHGQPYATVIDNYTNYSQSAIDEFSDPDKLPQIAVSVDMLDTGIDVPECLNLVFFKKVMSKAKFFQMIGRGTRLCPHLLDGKDKQEFYIFDFCDNFHFFRMGKGHEAGVQETLQSALFNLKMELVRKLQEEPYQTDDFNQYRKTLVEDLCKKVKELNRNNFAVKQHIAYVDKFSQIENYNNLTYEDIVNTKKELSPLILPDNDEPNALRFDALVYKMELAKMSQESYGRLKIDLCNKVSKLSDLMTIPQVKEKKDLIKEILQPEYVESTDVKDLEYIRQSIRDLIQYLPKKGTVYYTNFADTVLDSTIHDAELETDTLKNYKAKAEFYIKQHQSENLMVKIRDNEPLSSQDLKELESILWQKLGSKEEYQKEIGNKAPGEFVRSIVGLDMHAAKKAFNKYLDTVPLNKQQIYFINEIIEYIVKNGTLTDMHVLQESPFTNQGSISELFESDITIWLKVKTAIDEINSNAGVVVA from the coding sequence ATGCTATCCGTGACTAACTTTGATTATTTATTAGAAGAACCACAATTTAAAGATTTCGTGGAAATTGCAATAGCTGCTGAGAAAGTAGCTGTTATTGATCCTGCAACATCGGTTATTGACTGCCGCCGTGCAATGGAATTGGCAGTTAAGTGGATGTATTCGGTTGATAAAGATTTAAGAACGCCATACCAAGATAAATTGGTAACCTTGATAAACACCTTAGACTTTAAGGATATTGTTGATCCTAATACTTGGCAAGGTTTGGATCTGATTCGCCGATTAGGAAACGTGGCAGTACATACTAATCGAAAAGTATCTCTAGATGAAGCTGTTTTATGTTTAAAGGCTTTATTTAGTTTTTTTGACATGCTTGATTATTGCTATGGTAGTAATTATCAAAAGAAAGATTTTGATAAATCTCTTGTTGGAAAATATCGTTTGGAATTTATTCCAAAAGTAGTGTCAGCCGAAAAGGCTACGTTTTCTCTTGATAAACTGACGAAGAAGAACAAATCTTTGCAGGAATCTATGACTGCGCAAAGAAAGGCACAGGAAGATAGCTATAATCCCAAGCCTTTTGGAATATCAGAATTTAAAACCAGGAAAATCTACATTGATGCTATGCTAGCAGAAGCTGGTTGGGTTGAAGGACAAAATTGGTTAAACGAAGTAGAACTTAAAGGAATGCCTAATAAAGCAGGAATAGGATACGCTGATTATGTTCTATATGATGATGCACACCAACCTCTTGCACTTATTGAAGCCAAGAAAACATGCAAAGATGTTGCTGTTGGTCGTCAGCAAGCAAAACTATATGCTGATTTACTAGAGAAAAAATATGGACGTAGACCAGTTGTATTTTTAAGTAATGGTTTTGAAACGAGAATTATTGATAATCAATATCCCGAAAGACAAGTTTCATCTATTTATTCTAAGCGTGATTTAGAAAAATTATTTAATTTACAAAAAGTGCGTCAGCCATTAACTAATATCATAGTTGATGATAATATTGCTGGTCGGTATTACCAAAAAGCTGCTATTCAGGCAGTGTGTGAAAGTTTTTCAAAGGAAAATAGACGCAAAGCGTTATTAGTCATGGCAACGGGATCAGGTAAAACTAGAACTGCAGTGGGCTTGGTTAAGGTTCTTTTGAATGCTGGTTGGATTAAACATGTCTTATTTTTGGCTGATAGGGATGCACTAGTAACACAGGCTAAAAGGAGCTTTGTAAACTTGTTACCAGACTTATCTTCAACTAACTTAGTCGAAGATAAGTCAAATTATAATGCGCGATGTGTATTTTCTACCTATGCTACGATGATGAATGTTATCGATACTGCAACAGATGACGATAAAAAGAAGTTATATACTGCGGGACATTTTGATCTGATTATTGTCGATGAAGCTCATAGGTCAATTTATAACAAATATCGGAATATATTCACTTATTTTGATGCTCCATTGGTTGGTCTGACCGCAACCCCTAAAGATGATATTGATAAAAATACATATTCGATTTTTAATCTAGAAGATGGTGTTCCGACTTATGGCTATGATCTGGCACAAGCAGTTGATGATGGCTACTTAGTGCCATACAAATCTATCGAAACTCATTTAAAGTTTATGGAAAATGGTATTAATTACGATGATCTAAGTACTCAAGAGAAAGAAGAATATGAAGAAACTTTCACTGATGAAGATGGTGATTTACCAAAGAAGATAGACTCAGGAAAGTTGAATAAATGGTTGTTTAATAAAGATACAATTCGTAAAGTTTTGAATATTTTGATGAATCAGGGCCTAAAAATTGATTATGGCGAAAAAATAGGGAAAACTATTATTTTTGCTAAAAATCATCGTCATGCGGAAGAAATCCTAAAAGTTTTCAATGAAGAGTATCCTCAATTTAGTAGAAATACTCATGGACAACCATATGCAACCGTAATCGATAATTATACTAACTATTCTCAAAGTGCAATTGATGAATTTTCAGATCCAGATAAGTTACCACAAATAGCTGTTTCAGTTGATATGTTGGATACTGGAATTGATGTACCTGAATGCTTAAACTTGGTATTTTTCAAAAAAGTAATGAGTAAAGCAAAATTCTTCCAAATGATCGGACGTGGAACTCGATTGTGTCCACACTTACTAGATGGAAAAGATAAGCAAGAATTTTATATTTTTGATTTTTGTGATAATTTTCATTTTTTCCGCATGGGAAAAGGACATGAAGCAGGAGTTCAAGAAACTTTGCAAAGTGCTTTATTTAACTTAAAGATGGAATTAGTTCGGAAATTGCAAGAAGAACCTTATCAAACAGATGATTTTAATCAATATCGTAAAACATTGGTTGAAGATCTATGTAAAAAGGTTAAAGAATTAAATAGAAATAATTTTGCTGTTAAGCAACATATTGCTTATGTTGATAAGTTTTCTCAAATTGAAAATTATAATAATTTGACTTATGAAGATATTGTAAATACTAAGAAGGAATTATCTCCGTTGATTCTTCCTGATAATGATGAGCCTAATGCTCTAAGATTTGATGCTTTAGTTTATAAAATGGAACTTGCAAAAATGTCACAAGAATCATATGGGCGGCTAAAAATTGATCTATGTAATAAGGTTTCTAAACTCTCTGATTTAATGACTATTCCACAAGTTAAGGAAAAAAAGGATTTAATTAAAGAAATATTACAACCAGAATATGTTGAATCTACTGATGTTAAAGACTTAGAGTATATCCGGCAAAGTATTAGAGATCTTATTCAGTACCTTCCTAAAAAAGGAACGGTATATTATACAAATTTTGCTGACACTGTATTAGATTCGACTATTCATGACGCTGAACTTGAAACAGATACTTTAAAGAACTATAAGGCAAAGGCGGAATTTTATATTAAACAACATCAAAGTGAAAATCTTATGGTGAAGATTAGAGACAATGAACCTTTAAGCAGCCAGGATTTAAAAGAATTAGAATCTATTTTATGGCAAAAGCTGGGAAGTAAGGAAGAATATCAAAAAGAAATTGGTAATAAGGCACCAGGCGAATTTGTACGTAGCATAGTTGGATTAGATATGCATGCGGCTAAAAAGGCTTTTAATAAATACCTAGATACTGTTCCTTTAAATAAGCAACAAATCTATTTTATAAATGAAATTATCGAGTACATTGTTAAGAATGGAACACTGACTGATATGCATGTTCTACAGGAATCTCCATTTACAAATCAAGGTTCGATTTCTGAACTTTTTGAATCAGATATAACTATTTGGTTGAAAGTAAAAACAGCAATTGATGAAATTAATAGTAATGCTGGAGTAGTTGTAGCTTAA
- a CDS encoding DUF262 domain-containing protein: MKADTFNIIQRLFDTSQMILKIPVYQRNYDWTEGNVRRLLEDVENVIKNKQQYFIGAIVYMESDNNDLGMPEFLIIDGQQRITTLTILLQALKDLCVQSDQQVLEMIDSLLTNKYSSDEYKIKLKPIKSDNIQYERLLNGNLDDMDYNGHIYKNYKIAKNIFSNWINNGIKPIEILLALKKLQVVGISLKSGEDDPQIIFESINSTGVALTNTDLIRNFLLMGDQDQDKLFEEYWLPIENKLRKNNNNETLDLFFRQYVITKSNSTITERKVYSSFINLFRVNNFTHESQLKELNMYANIYATFLYPNNSNYNDKIKGYLLDLKQLKQSTCYPFLMHVFKDYENKIIDEETLSKVLSLITIYLIRRSICNVPTNSLNTLFAYLYVRVFKVTNNKNKYYESINKYLFSQKNKDEIPNDENVKYALEHENLYQNKELCRLLMLDIENNDFKEKIDTDNLTIEHIMPQTLSNSWKQIISDEEHDKYVHTLGNLSITGYNSELSNKSFKEKKKLIKENSKIQILNQDVINQDSWTINNIKKRAIRLSRILLNKYYLSRITDPSIEFELVDKLSLSDLQRIKGRKPVSFTLQGANYTAKTFKQLLIEVVQLLDQDNPKILDSLIGFRFSERDISVQNPLIGRLPSSNQSGISEIRDGIYLYTHLSAVNILKELKLLFKFYNISEKDFTISVRKQ; encoded by the coding sequence ATGAAAGCTGATACCTTTAATATCATTCAAAGATTATTTGATACATCGCAAATGATATTAAAAATCCCTGTATATCAACGAAATTACGATTGGACAGAAGGAAATGTTCGTAGATTATTAGAAGATGTTGAAAATGTCATCAAAAATAAGCAGCAATATTTTATAGGTGCCATTGTTTATATGGAATCAGACAATAATGATTTGGGAATGCCGGAATTTCTAATTATTGATGGGCAGCAACGCATTACGACATTGACAATACTTTTACAAGCATTAAAAGATCTATGTGTACAGAGTGATCAGCAAGTTTTGGAAATGATAGATTCTTTGCTAACAAATAAGTATTCATCAGATGAATATAAAATTAAACTAAAACCAATTAAGTCTGACAATATTCAGTATGAACGGCTATTGAATGGTAATTTAGATGATATGGATTATAATGGCCATATTTATAAAAATTATAAAATTGCAAAAAATATATTCTCAAATTGGATTAATAATGGTATTAAACCAATTGAAATTCTTCTAGCATTAAAGAAATTACAAGTAGTAGGAATTAGTCTTAAATCAGGAGAAGATGATCCCCAAATTATTTTTGAGAGTATCAATTCTACAGGGGTTGCTCTAACTAATACAGATTTAATTAGAAATTTCCTTTTAATGGGTGATCAAGATCAAGATAAACTCTTTGAAGAATATTGGCTTCCAATTGAAAATAAATTAAGAAAAAATAATAACAATGAAACTTTAGATTTGTTTTTCAGACAATATGTTATTACCAAGTCCAATTCAACTATTACAGAAAGAAAAGTTTATTCATCTTTTATAAATCTTTTTAGAGTAAATAATTTTACTCATGAGTCTCAGTTAAAAGAATTGAATATGTATGCTAATATTTATGCCACTTTTTTGTACCCGAATAATTCTAATTATAATGATAAAATAAAAGGGTATTTGCTAGATTTAAAACAACTTAAGCAATCTACATGCTATCCATTTTTAATGCATGTATTTAAAGATTATGAAAATAAGATTATTGATGAGGAAACTTTATCTAAAGTTTTATCTTTAATTACAATTTACTTAATAAGAAGATCAATTTGTAATGTTCCAACTAATTCCTTAAATACTTTATTTGCTTATCTTTATGTTCGTGTGTTTAAGGTTACTAATAATAAAAATAAATATTATGAGTCAATTAATAAATATTTGTTTAGTCAAAAGAATAAAGATGAAATTCCAAATGATGAAAATGTAAAGTATGCATTAGAACATGAAAATTTGTATCAAAATAAAGAATTATGTAGATTGTTAATGCTGGATATTGAAAATAATGACTTCAAAGAAAAAATTGATACTGATAATTTGACTATTGAACATATCATGCCACAAACATTAAGTAATAGTTGGAAACAGATTATTTCTGACGAAGAACATGATAAATATGTTCATACATTAGGAAACTTGTCTATTACAGGATATAATTCAGAATTATCTAATAAAAGCTTTAAAGAGAAAAAGAAATTAATCAAGGAGAATTCAAAAATTCAAATTTTAAATCAGGATGTGATAAATCAAGACAGTTGGACCATAAATAATATTAAGAAACGTGCAATACGATTAAGTAGAATTCTCTTAAATAAGTATTATTTATCGCGTATTACAGATCCGTCTATTGAATTTGAATTAGTAGATAAGCTTTCATTATCAGATCTTCAGAGAATTAAAGGTAGAAAGCCTGTGTCATTTACTTTACAAGGCGCAAATTATACGGCCAAAACTTTTAAACAATTATTAATAGAAGTAGTACAATTATTGGATCAAGATAATCCTAAAATTTTAGATAGTTTAATAGGTTTTCGATTTAGTGAAAGAGATATTTCTGTTCAAAATCCCCTCATTGGAAGGCTTCCATCTTCTAATCAATCTGGAATTAGTGAAATAAGAGATGGAATATACTTATATACTCATTTGTCAGCAGTAAATATTTTAAAAGAACTTAAACTATTATTTAAATTTTATAATATTTCAGAAAAAGATTTCACTATTTCCGTTAGAAAACAATAA
- a CDS encoding FAD-binding protein: protein MEQETKAPVIDWKANYDVVVLGFGGAGATAARFAADNGAKVLIADVAPYGHEGGNTRYSAQLLGTGTDYDKLKEYYLGLTRPMDLPEDMVETYVRGMCNMREYVKKYLGVEPVSFINDFSKIPKEYRVGVTQEYPELKGHETYDYTLVHNGWFDAALWKLLRQKILDRKDKIDVWYEARATHLIQDPVSKVIKGVQIEKLGQKINVLARRGVILTTGGFENNKEMIQNYLAAPKLTPLGTIYNKGDGISMAQEVGAKMWHMYNYESLGLLHGLSFDTPEGKRSKLVLSWPELNHGSVFMVADDGKRYFNEAGPNRHGHIFDHGIWRVPRSHEKPYIIFDQKQYETIEAGQIPYDKFNEKLIKADTLEELAEKTGVDANGLKEQVEMFNRFVENGHDDQFGRDVKSMAKFAEDGPFYAIKMAYNVLNTQGGPERNTKAEILDVNDKPIPHLYGAGELGGINANQYQGGGNLAECLIFGKIAGEQAANVTDEVTDEASDKYNGINELADGDKVKDIKLDKDQYIGESNAGIGGKLVVRVTYDNGIKNVEIVQDHESEDVGKQALKVIPERIVKENTPDVDAVSGASATSRAISEAVRKALKNVKE from the coding sequence ATGGAACAAGAAACAAAAGCTCCAGTTATTGACTGGAAAGCAAATTATGATGTTGTTGTTTTAGGCTTTGGTGGAGCAGGTGCAACTGCTGCTAGATTTGCAGCTGACAATGGCGCTAAAGTATTAATTGCTGATGTTGCTCCTTACGGTCATGAAGGTGGTAACACTAGGTATTCTGCCCAGCTTCTTGGGACTGGAACCGACTATGACAAGTTAAAGGAATACTATCTTGGCTTAACGCGTCCGATGGATTTGCCAGAGGATATGGTTGAGACCTATGTTCGCGGAATGTGCAACATGCGGGAATATGTAAAGAAGTACTTGGGCGTTGAACCAGTTAGTTTTATCAATGACTTTAGCAAGATACCAAAGGAATACCGTGTTGGAGTTACTCAAGAATATCCTGAACTAAAGGGACATGAGACTTATGACTATACCTTGGTTCACAATGGTTGGTTCGACGCAGCACTTTGGAAACTTTTAAGACAAAAAATTCTAGACCGCAAAGACAAGATTGATGTCTGGTATGAGGCACGGGCTACCCACTTGATTCAAGATCCAGTTTCTAAAGTAATCAAGGGTGTTCAGATTGAAAAATTAGGCCAGAAGATCAATGTCTTGGCTAGACGAGGAGTCATTTTGACAACGGGCGGTTTTGAAAATAACAAGGAAATGATTCAAAACTACTTAGCTGCACCTAAACTTACTCCATTAGGTACTATTTACAATAAGGGTGACGGTATTTCGATGGCGCAAGAAGTCGGCGCTAAGATGTGGCACATGTATAATTACGAATCTCTTGGTTTACTGCATGGTTTATCATTTGATACACCAGAAGGCAAGAGATCTAAGTTAGTTCTCAGCTGGCCAGAGCTTAACCACGGTAGCGTCTTTATGGTGGCGGATGATGGTAAGCGGTACTTTAACGAAGCTGGTCCAAACCGTCACGGACACATTTTTGATCATGGTATTTGGCGCGTTCCACGTAGCCATGAGAAACCATATATTATTTTTGATCAAAAACAATATGAAACCATTGAAGCAGGGCAGATTCCATATGATAAATTTAATGAAAAATTGATTAAGGCTGATACGCTTGAAGAGCTAGCTGAAAAGACTGGTGTTGATGCAAACGGCTTAAAGGAACAAGTTGAGATGTTCAACCGTTTTGTAGAAAATGGTCACGATGATCAATTTGGTCGAGATGTTAAGTCAATGGCTAAATTTGCGGAAGATGGTCCATTTTATGCAATTAAGATGGCTTACAATGTTTTGAATACGCAGGGTGGACCGGAAAGAAACACTAAAGCTGAAATTCTGGATGTTAATGATAAGCCTATTCCGCACTTGTATGGTGCTGGTGAATTAGGTGGTATTAACGCAAACCAATATCAAGGCGGTGGTAACTTAGCTGAGTGTTTGATTTTTGGTAAGATTGCAGGCGAGCAAGCAGCTAATGTTACTGATGAGGTTACGGATGAAGCTTCTGACAAGTACAACGGCATTAATGAATTAGCAGATGGTGACAAGGTCAAGGACATTAAGCTTGATAAAGATCAATATATTGGCGAGTCTAATGCTGGTATTGGCGGCAAGCTTGTTGTACGCGTTACTTATGATAACGGGATTAAAAATGTCGAGATTGTACAGGATCACGAAAGTGAAGATGTCGGCAAGCAAGCACTAAAGGTCATTCCAGAGCGTATTGTTAAAGAAAATACTCCAGATGTTGATGCAGTTTCTGGTGCATCTGCTACAAGTCGGGCAATCAGCGAAGCCGTCCGCAAGGCCTTGAAGAATGTGAAGGAATAA
- a CDS encoding YitT family protein: MTKIFNKQLFKQLFFITLGCSIYAFSLDAISIPNKLADGGISGIALLLRYWFHINPGLSTLLLNIPLIIIGYRFMGKRLLALTIWGTLCLSFFLSFWLHIPIINQLNLEHDLFIAGVLAGLFSGFGIGIVFKYGGTTGGTDIIARILDLKLGIPVGKSLLALDAFVLTISLTYLDIKHMIYTLLASFVLSRITDSIQAGAYAARGLFIISDKYEQIAKMIDVQLDRGYTFLNAEGGYDRSDKKMIYCVVSPREISQVKELILREDPNAFVSVVDVHEALGQGFTYERKKRHIFFRR, translated from the coding sequence ATGACTAAGATTTTCAATAAACAACTCTTTAAGCAATTATTTTTTATCACTCTTGGTTGTAGTATTTATGCTTTTAGCTTAGATGCCATCAGCATCCCTAACAAACTAGCTGATGGTGGAATAAGTGGTATTGCGCTTTTACTTAGATATTGGTTCCATATTAATCCTGGTCTATCAACGTTACTTCTAAATATCCCTTTAATTATAATCGGATATCGTTTTATGGGCAAACGGCTACTTGCCTTGACCATTTGGGGTACGCTTTGTTTATCCTTCTTTTTATCATTTTGGTTACACATTCCTATTATAAACCAATTAAATTTAGAACATGATCTTTTTATTGCCGGTGTCTTAGCAGGACTTTTTTCTGGCTTTGGCATCGGAATTGTCTTTAAATATGGCGGCACCACTGGTGGAACAGACATTATTGCTAGGATATTAGATTTAAAATTAGGTATACCTGTTGGTAAGTCGCTTCTTGCGTTAGATGCATTTGTTTTGACAATTTCCTTAACTTACTTAGATATCAAGCACATGATCTACACCTTACTGGCTAGCTTTGTTTTATCCCGGATCACGGACTCAATTCAAGCCGGTGCTTACGCAGCTCGCGGACTCTTTATTATTTCTGATAAGTATGAACAAATTGCTAAGATGATTGATGTGCAGCTAGACCGTGGCTATACATTTTTAAATGCTGAAGGCGGCTATGATCGCTCCGATAAGAAAATGATTTATTGTGTAGTTTCTCCTCGAGAAATTAGCCAAGTCAAAGAACTAATTTTGCGTGAAGATCCCAATGCCTTTGTTTCTGTAGTTGATGTTCATGAAGCATTAGGTCAAGGCTTTACTTACGAAAGAAAAAAGAGACATATTTTCTTTAGAAGATAA